One region of Flammeovirgaceae bacterium genomic DNA includes:
- a CDS encoding SAM-dependent methyltransferase, whose translation MNEWVKWINAIKESLGNGDFVKLTLSKPAGTSGLLNAYARIALIKNAPMLSITYHYAARDEVRNFGYEEGLVAITEMLGRDFKIGTLFTRHHGLTLRISKKGKMDLSRTETISTPMPGLQHDRQKEKRISSDARYLMLLGIADRSGTIIPRMADKYKQINKYLEVMEGLVQGAKLPDPIQVVDMGAGKGYLTFSLYDYLKNKLNKNVSMVGVEQRQELVDECNRVARECGFGQLRFECSSIEGYPMDGVDVLIALHACDTATDDALAKGIGANAALIVCAPCCHKQVRQQLKGKVHDNPVLKYGIFKEREFEMVTDTIRALVLEKNRYKSNIFEFVSNEHTRKNTLLVGIKGKGKVDPEAIQAQIDSLKETYQIDYHYLEKCLG comes from the coding sequence ATGAACGAATGGGTGAAATGGATAAATGCCATCAAAGAAAGCCTTGGGAATGGTGATTTTGTAAAGCTTACGCTAAGCAAGCCTGCCGGTACATCCGGTTTGTTGAATGCCTATGCCAGGATAGCGTTGATCAAAAATGCCCCGATGCTTTCCATCACCTATCACTATGCGGCCAGGGACGAGGTCAGGAATTTTGGGTATGAAGAGGGGCTAGTGGCCATTACCGAAATGCTGGGCAGGGATTTTAAGATTGGCACGCTGTTCACCCGTCACCATGGCCTGACCTTGCGCATTTCCAAAAAGGGGAAGATGGACCTAAGCAGGACGGAAACCATTTCCACGCCCATGCCTGGCCTTCAGCACGACCGCCAAAAAGAAAAACGCATTTCCAGTGATGCCAGGTACCTGATGTTGCTGGGCATTGCCGACCGGTCGGGCACCATCATCCCACGAATGGCCGACAAATACAAACAGATCAACAAATACCTGGAAGTGATGGAGGGGCTGGTGCAAGGTGCCAAACTGCCTGACCCTATCCAGGTGGTGGACATGGGTGCCGGCAAGGGGTACCTTACCTTTTCCCTCTACGACTACCTCAAAAACAAATTGAACAAGAATGTTTCCATGGTAGGCGTGGAGCAGCGGCAGGAGTTGGTGGATGAGTGCAACAGGGTGGCACGCGAATGTGGGTTCGGCCAACTGCGCTTTGAATGCAGTTCCATAGAAGGTTACCCTATGGACGGTGTTGATGTTTTAATTGCCCTTCATGCCTGCGACACGGCCACCGATGATGCCCTGGCCAAAGGGATAGGGGCCAATGCGGCATTGATTGTGTGCGCGCCATGTTGCCACAAGCAGGTGAGGCAGCAGTTGAAAGGCAAGGTGCACGACAACCCTGTATTGAAATACGGTATTTTTAAAGAACGTGAATTTGAAATGGTCACCGATACCATCAGGGCACTGGTGCTGGAGAAGAACCGTTATAAGTCCAATATTTTTGAGTTTGTCTCCAATGAGCACACCAGAAAAAACACGCTGCTGGTGGGCATAAAGGGAAAGGGCAAAGTTGACCCGGAAGCCATACAGGCCCAGATTGATTCTTTAAAGGAAACCTACCAAATTGACTACCACTACCTGGAGAAATGCCTGGGGTAG
- a CDS encoding IPT/TIG domain-containing protein produces MGNFNNITKVVIRWLPLIVILGLASQCQQDVEQPVIEIDSIFPTSGIKGTAVTLYGKNFSNNLSEVIVTINQHPVEVVVSNNTEMTIIVPAGAGTGAITVGIGNQKSTSPIFTYLETGEVSTIAGTGFEGLVNGEGTTARFAFPWGVEKDNQGNLYVADRGNHLIRKITQEGIVSTLAGTGIAGYVDGPANTAQFNDPVDVAIDINGNFYVSDFLNTCIRKITPEGIVSTYAGVAGAVGTADGTLSNARFFGPTGLTFDKSGNLYVADFFNHRIRKITPSGIVSTLAGSTAGCTNGTGSAAQFNFPVGLAVDDNNNVYVADWFNHSVRKITQAGVVTTVAGTCALGYEDGPAQQAKFNSPLDIAVDENGDLVITDSGNNRLRKFYMESNTVVTLCGGDSPGFINGIGTQASLNAPAGIIQLQKGVFAIAGFNNHSVRKALVQ; encoded by the coding sequence ATGGGAAATTTCAATAACATAACAAAAGTGGTCATAAGGTGGTTGCCGCTCATTGTCATTTTGGGATTGGCCAGCCAATGTCAGCAAGACGTGGAGCAACCTGTTATTGAGATTGATTCCATTTTTCCTACATCCGGGATCAAAGGAACGGCTGTTACCTTATACGGTAAAAACTTTAGCAACAACCTGTCTGAGGTCATTGTAACCATCAACCAACACCCTGTAGAAGTGGTGGTCTCCAACAATACTGAAATGACAATTATTGTACCAGCAGGCGCAGGAACGGGTGCAATAACTGTAGGAATAGGAAATCAGAAATCAACAAGCCCCATCTTTACCTATTTAGAAACTGGTGAAGTGAGTACGATTGCCGGAACCGGGTTTGAAGGATTGGTAAATGGGGAGGGTACGACAGCCCGTTTTGCATTTCCGTGGGGAGTGGAAAAAGACAACCAAGGTAATTTATATGTGGCAGACAGGGGTAATCATCTTATAAGGAAAATTACCCAAGAAGGAATTGTAAGCACATTGGCAGGCACCGGTATTGCAGGATATGTAGACGGCCCGGCCAATACGGCCCAATTCAATGATCCTGTCGATGTAGCCATTGATATCAATGGTAACTTCTACGTTTCAGATTTTTTGAATACCTGCATTCGTAAAATTACACCAGAAGGGATTGTCTCAACGTATGCGGGTGTAGCTGGTGCTGTCGGCACTGCTGATGGAACACTGTCCAATGCCAGATTCTTTGGGCCCACAGGCCTGACCTTCGATAAGAGCGGAAACTTGTATGTAGCGGATTTTTTTAATCACCGCATCAGAAAAATTACTCCGAGTGGAATCGTTTCTACACTTGCAGGAAGCACTGCCGGCTGTACGAACGGCACAGGATCAGCCGCTCAATTTAATTTCCCTGTTGGCCTAGCTGTTGACGACAATAACAATGTGTACGTAGCAGACTGGTTTAATCATAGTGTAAGAAAAATAACTCAGGCAGGTGTGGTAACTACCGTTGCAGGAACATGTGCCCTTGGATATGAGGATGGACCGGCCCAGCAAGCAAAGTTTAACTCCCCACTTGACATCGCGGTGGACGAAAATGGCGACCTGGTCATTACCGACTCGGGAAACAACAGGTTGCGGAAATTTTATATGGAAAGCAATACAGTGGTAACGTTGTGTGGTGGGGACAGCCCCGGGTTTATAAACGGTATCGGCACGCAGGCAAGCCTGAATGCCCCAGCCGGCATTATACAATTGCAAAAAGGTGTGTTTGCCATTGCAGGTTTCAATAACCACAGCGTTAGGAAGGCATTGGTACAATAG
- a CDS encoding amidohydrolase translates to MKHFLLITLLSLPVLASAQMIGAPDRKPGEGEGPFDRLIIRGVTMIDGTGAPPTGPVDVVVENNRIVEIKSVGVPHVAIDPARRPKLGNKGNTKEIDATGKYLMPGIIDLHVHTGGVPKAPEAEYVYKLWMGNGITTVRGVPTGDFEWSLTEKNRSASNKIVAPRIVNFQIPGSGKEWKGRKISTPADAKEWVQYAKKNGVDGLKLFSFRPEIMKALLDEANSLGMGSTAHLAQSGVAQMNALDAARLGMTGMTHFYGLFEAMYENNDVQPWPLDINYGDEQHRFGQVARQWNLVKPHGEKWNALMDEFLKLDFYINPTMTIYSAGRDVMRARNADWHEKYTLPSQMDFFTPSRLSHGAYWFDWTTEDEVAWRNFYHVWMQFLNEYKNRGGKVTVGSDSGFIYQLYGFGTILELEMLQEAGFHPLEAIRAATMHGAEEIFKPLKKPIEFGVIREGLLADMIIVGENPVQNLKVLYGTGAVRLNDETGKPERVGGVEYTIKDGIVYDAKQLLKDVENMVVKQKEERAAAGKE, encoded by the coding sequence ATGAAACACTTTTTACTTATAACGCTTTTGTCCTTGCCGGTGCTGGCATCCGCCCAAATGATAGGCGCGCCAGACCGCAAACCGGGCGAAGGCGAAGGCCCTTTTGACCGCTTGATCATCCGTGGGGTGACCATGATCGATGGCACGGGGGCGCCCCCTACCGGCCCGGTGGACGTGGTGGTGGAAAACAACAGGATTGTGGAAATCAAATCGGTGGGCGTGCCACACGTTGCCATTGACCCCGCCAGGCGCCCTAAGCTGGGGAACAAAGGAAACACCAAAGAAATCGATGCCACCGGCAAATACCTCATGCCGGGCATCATAGACCTGCACGTGCACACCGGGGGCGTTCCCAAGGCGCCCGAGGCGGAATACGTGTACAAACTGTGGATGGGCAATGGCATTACCACCGTGCGTGGCGTGCCTACCGGTGATTTTGAATGGTCGCTGACGGAGAAAAACAGGAGCGCCAGCAACAAGATTGTCGCCCCGCGCATTGTCAACTTTCAGATACCCGGAAGTGGAAAGGAATGGAAAGGAAGGAAAATCAGCACACCGGCCGATGCCAAGGAGTGGGTGCAGTATGCCAAAAAGAATGGGGTTGACGGGTTAAAGCTTTTTTCTTTCCGTCCCGAAATCATGAAAGCCCTGCTGGACGAAGCCAACTCCCTGGGCATGGGCAGCACGGCCCACCTGGCACAAAGCGGGGTGGCGCAAATGAACGCCCTGGATGCCGCACGGTTGGGGATGACCGGCATGACGCACTTCTACGGTTTGTTTGAGGCCATGTACGAAAACAACGATGTGCAGCCCTGGCCCCTGGACATTAACTATGGGGACGAGCAACACCGTTTTGGACAGGTGGCCCGACAGTGGAACCTGGTAAAGCCACATGGGGAAAAATGGAACGCGCTAATGGACGAGTTCCTAAAATTGGATTTTTACATCAACCCCACCATGACCATTTACTCGGCCGGCAGGGACGTTATGCGTGCCCGCAATGCCGATTGGCATGAAAAGTACACGTTGCCTTCTCAAATGGACTTCTTTACGCCCAGCCGCCTGAGCCACGGGGCGTATTGGTTCGACTGGACCACGGAAGATGAGGTGGCGTGGAGAAATTTCTACCACGTGTGGATGCAGTTTTTGAACGAGTACAAAAACAGGGGCGGAAAGGTAACGGTCGGTTCCGATTCCGGTTTCATATACCAACTGTATGGTTTCGGTACCATCCTGGAACTGGAGATGCTCCAGGAAGCCGGCTTTCATCCCCTGGAGGCCATACGGGCGGCCACCATGCATGGTGCCGAGGAAATATTCAAGCCTTTGAAAAAGCCCATTGAATTTGGCGTGATCCGCGAGGGCTTGTTGGCAGACATGATCATTGTGGGCGAAAACCCGGTGCAAAACCTGAAAGTGCTCTATGGCACGGGGGCGGTGAGGCTCAATGACGAAACAGGAAAGCCCGAGCGGGTGGGTGGTGTGGAATACACTATCAAAGACGGTATTGTGTACGATGCCAAGCAACTGCTCAAAGACGTGGAAAACATGGTGGTCAAGCAAAAGGAAGAAAGGGCCGCGGCCGGGAAAGAATAG
- a CDS encoding amidohydrolase, with product MKRIMLFTFFIVPLLINAQEVKPAPDRKPGEGEGPFNRMVIRGANLIDGTGAPAYGPVDIVIEGNKIKEIVLVGTPHVPIDPAGRPAKGAKEIDAHGAYVLPGFINIHTHVGGVPKAPEAEYAYKLWMGHGITTIRGVPAGDVNWVESEKKRSAENKIVAPRIVNFQVPGSGSDWKGGPVTTPAKAREWVAWANAKGVEGIKIFNMDPEVMEAAIDESHKRKMGSVAHLSQMMVGRVNARDAVALGLDNVTHFYGLFESLYKDEDIQHWPRDFEYNDEQDRFSQVAYQWDKIYPRGSKQWNDLIQFFLDHKTILDPTMTAYLAGRDVMRARTTEWMPKYVLPSLHDFYEPNRLNHGSYFYNWTLWEELAWKKFYQVWMSFLNDYKNAGGRVTVSDDASFIYNLYGFGVIEEMELLQEAGFHPLEVIRGATLHAAQAIFEPKGKPIEFGIVRPGLLADLLIIDENPVENLKVLYGTGFPRLNDETGKVERVGGVKYTIKDGIVYDAKQLLRDVEGMAEKQRQERGMK from the coding sequence ATGAAACGGATAATGCTCTTTACTTTCTTTATCGTCCCGTTATTGATAAATGCCCAAGAGGTAAAGCCTGCCCCCGACCGAAAACCCGGTGAAGGCGAAGGCCCTTTTAACCGAATGGTGATCCGGGGGGCCAACCTCATTGATGGCACGGGCGCTCCCGCCTATGGCCCTGTGGATATTGTCATTGAAGGAAACAAAATCAAGGAAATCGTATTGGTGGGCACGCCCCATGTGCCCATTGACCCTGCCGGCCGGCCGGCCAAAGGGGCAAAGGAAATAGATGCACATGGTGCTTACGTGCTCCCCGGCTTCATCAATATCCACACCCATGTTGGCGGGGTGCCAAAAGCACCGGAAGCAGAGTATGCCTACAAACTGTGGATGGGCCATGGCATCACCACCATCCGTGGCGTGCCTGCCGGTGACGTGAATTGGGTGGAAAGCGAAAAGAAGCGCAGTGCGGAAAACAAAATAGTGGCGCCCCGCATTGTCAACTTTCAGGTGCCCGGCAGCGGTTCGGACTGGAAAGGCGGGCCTGTAACCACCCCAGCGAAAGCGCGCGAATGGGTGGCCTGGGCCAATGCCAAAGGTGTAGAGGGAATAAAGATTTTCAATATGGATCCAGAAGTGATGGAGGCCGCCATTGATGAATCGCATAAAAGGAAAATGGGATCCGTTGCTCACTTATCGCAAATGATGGTAGGCCGGGTAAATGCACGGGATGCCGTGGCACTGGGGCTCGACAACGTGACCCATTTTTATGGGCTTTTTGAATCGTTGTACAAAGACGAAGACATTCAACACTGGCCACGCGACTTTGAATACAACGATGAGCAGGACCGTTTTAGCCAGGTGGCCTATCAGTGGGACAAGATTTATCCTCGTGGCAGCAAGCAGTGGAACGACCTCATCCAATTTTTCCTCGACCATAAGACCATCCTTGACCCTACCATGACGGCCTACCTGGCCGGCCGGGATGTCATGCGGGCACGCACCACGGAGTGGATGCCCAAGTATGTGCTCCCCTCCCTGCACGATTTTTACGAACCCAACCGCCTGAACCATGGATCCTACTTTTATAACTGGACCCTATGGGAAGAACTGGCCTGGAAGAAATTCTACCAGGTTTGGATGTCGTTCCTAAACGATTATAAAAATGCCGGTGGCAGGGTGACCGTAAGCGATGATGCTTCCTTTATTTACAACCTGTACGGCTTTGGCGTAATAGAAGAAATGGAGTTGCTGCAGGAAGCCGGTTTTCACCCATTGGAAGTCATCCGGGGGGCCACCCTCCATGCCGCCCAGGCCATCTTTGAACCAAAGGGAAAGCCTATTGAGTTTGGGATTGTCAGGCCGGGGCTGCTGGCCGATTTGCTCATCATTGATGAAAACCCTGTTGAGAACCTGAAGGTATTGTATGGCACCGGTTTTCCCAGGTTAAATGATGAAACAGGCAAAGTGGAACGCGTAGGGGGCGTGAAGTACACCATTAAGGACGGCATCGTGTATGATGCCAAGCAACTGCTGCGCGATGTGGAGGGCATGGCGGAAAAACAGCGTCAAGAACGGGGCATGAAGTAA
- a CDS encoding M24 family metallopeptidase, whose translation MNMKALCMALVMSLIAQLSFSQEAYRRWRVMNQIRNDKFDLVLPEVMRENNIDMWIITNKEGNFDPLYPDMGGGYASQNGYYIFTDTGKPRIERAALGIDGGLLEGGGAYDYFGSESELKDFVGKRDPRRIGLNMSKTIGGADGLSYTMYHHLAETLGKKYENRFVSAEKLVSDFRSRRVAVEIATFAEAGNLSYLIAEKAFSNEVITPGVTTLEDVAWWMREQQFKHNLETSFGMPSVYVTGPDGIVATSTGRIIQRGDILMLDWGVGLMNMYTDMKRMAYVLKEGETDVPESIKHAFEQGAKAREVVRQTIKPGITAEQNMDNIYKALGQAGFSKIAFNQPTADGATNVVIGCHSVGNWGHGIGPSIAEWNPVRFKYVVKPTNLLSIELFAYTPLPEWGGKKLRVPLEDDALVTERGIEWLYPINQGVLLIK comes from the coding sequence ATGAACATGAAAGCATTATGCATGGCGCTGGTGATGTCCTTGATCGCCCAATTGTCGTTTTCGCAGGAAGCCTACCGAAGGTGGCGGGTGATGAACCAGATACGCAACGACAAATTTGACCTGGTTTTGCCGGAGGTGATGAGGGAAAACAATATTGATATGTGGATCATCACCAACAAGGAGGGCAACTTCGACCCGCTTTACCCTGACATGGGAGGAGGGTATGCCAGCCAAAATGGATATTATATTTTTACGGACACGGGCAAGCCGAGGATAGAACGTGCGGCCCTGGGAATTGATGGCGGTTTACTGGAAGGGGGCGGGGCCTATGACTATTTCGGCAGTGAAAGCGAGCTGAAAGACTTTGTTGGCAAACGCGATCCCAGGCGGATTGGCCTCAACATGTCCAAAACCATTGGCGGTGCGGATGGTTTGTCTTACACCATGTACCATCACCTGGCCGAAACCCTTGGCAAAAAATACGAAAACCGGTTTGTGTCTGCCGAAAAATTGGTTTCCGATTTCAGGTCCAGGAGGGTGGCGGTAGAAATAGCCACCTTTGCCGAGGCAGGCAACCTGTCCTACCTTATCGCGGAAAAAGCATTTTCCAATGAGGTGATCACGCCTGGGGTGACCACCCTGGAAGACGTGGCCTGGTGGATGAGGGAACAACAGTTTAAGCACAACCTGGAAACCTCCTTTGGCATGCCTTCCGTGTATGTTACCGGCCCTGATGGGATCGTGGCCACCTCCACCGGCCGCATCATTCAGCGGGGCGACATCCTCATGTTGGACTGGGGCGTGGGGCTAATGAACATGTACACCGACATGAAAAGGATGGCCTATGTATTGAAGGAAGGGGAAACGGACGTACCGGAGAGTATTAAACATGCATTTGAACAAGGGGCAAAAGCACGGGAGGTAGTCAGGCAAACCATAAAGCCGGGCATCACGGCCGAGCAGAACATGGACAATATTTACAAAGCTTTGGGACAGGCCGGGTTTTCAAAAATCGCGTTTAACCAACCTACTGCCGATGGGGCCACCAACGTGGTCATTGGCTGCCACTCCGTGGGCAACTGGGGGCACGGCATTGGGCCGAGCATAGCCGAGTGGAACCCCGTGCGGTTCAAATATGTGGTGAAGCCCACCAACTTGTTGTCGATAGAATTGTTTGCCTACACCCCGTTGCCCGAGTGGGGAGGGAAGAAATTGAGGGTGCCGCTAGAGGACGATGCCCTGGTGACAGAACGAGGAATAGAGTGGTTGTACCCGATAAACCAGGGGGTGTTGCTGATCAAATAA
- a CDS encoding M20/M25/M40 family metallo-hydrolase, which yields MNRILTFLFFLLLTGQVALAQQRDIVDKMVAEGNGNSQLENLAHQLMDVIGPRLVGTPQMKAANDWAISTYKSWGIEAKNEEWGKWRGWERGISHIDMVAPRVASLHGTQLAWSPATPKNGTTAPTIIIPAIKDSVAFQNWLPNVKGKFVLVSMPQPTGRPDYNWEEFATEASFAKMKEQREAQIAQWDKNLENTGYGRDLNKALEKAGAVGIVQSRWSKGFGANKIFSANTGKIPVVDLSLEDYGMLYRMTEKGDKPVIKVLAESRDLGTVPTFNTIATIPGKELPNEYVVLSAHFDSWDGGTGATDNGTGTITMMEAARILKKVYPNPKRTIIIGHWGSEEQGLNGSRAFVEDHPEVVEGLQALFNQDNGTGRVVNISGQGFLNAYDYLGRWLEAVPDDITNHIETTFPGTPGGGGSDYASFVAVGAPAFSLSSLNWSYGTYTWHTNLDTYDKIVFDDVRNNAILTAVLAYMASEDPQKTSREKAVLPINKRTGEQMVWPSPRSPNRNGGQN from the coding sequence ATGAACCGGATACTTACATTTCTTTTCTTCCTATTGCTGACCGGCCAGGTAGCCCTGGCACAGCAAAGGGATATCGTTGACAAAATGGTTGCCGAAGGCAACGGCAACTCCCAGTTGGAAAACCTTGCCCACCAGCTAATGGACGTTATTGGCCCACGCCTGGTAGGGACTCCCCAGATGAAGGCCGCCAACGATTGGGCGATAAGCACCTATAAAAGTTGGGGCATAGAAGCAAAGAATGAAGAGTGGGGCAAATGGCGCGGATGGGAGCGGGGCATCAGCCATATCGACATGGTTGCCCCAAGGGTGGCCAGCCTGCATGGGACGCAACTGGCATGGAGCCCAGCAACGCCCAAAAATGGGACCACGGCACCTACCATAATAATACCTGCAATAAAAGATTCGGTGGCATTCCAAAATTGGTTGCCCAATGTGAAAGGAAAATTTGTATTGGTGTCCATGCCACAACCTACCGGCAGGCCCGACTACAACTGGGAGGAGTTTGCCACGGAAGCGTCTTTTGCCAAAATGAAAGAACAAAGGGAAGCACAAATAGCCCAGTGGGACAAGAACCTGGAAAATACCGGGTATGGCCGTGACCTCAACAAAGCGCTCGAAAAAGCCGGTGCCGTGGGCATTGTGCAGTCGCGCTGGTCAAAGGGATTTGGTGCCAACAAAATATTCAGTGCCAACACGGGGAAAATCCCTGTGGTGGATTTGTCGCTGGAGGATTATGGTATGCTTTACCGAATGACGGAAAAAGGCGACAAGCCCGTAATCAAGGTGCTGGCAGAATCCCGTGACCTGGGGACAGTCCCTACTTTCAACACCATCGCCACTATTCCAGGCAAGGAACTCCCCAACGAGTACGTTGTCCTTTCTGCCCATTTCGATTCGTGGGATGGCGGCACCGGGGCCACCGACAATGGCACGGGCACCATTACTATGATGGAGGCCGCCCGTATCCTGAAAAAGGTTTACCCTAATCCGAAAAGGACCATCATCATCGGGCATTGGGGCAGCGAGGAGCAAGGGCTGAATGGCTCGCGTGCCTTTGTGGAAGACCACCCTGAAGTGGTGGAAGGCCTGCAGGCATTGTTCAACCAGGATAATGGCACGGGCCGTGTGGTAAACATTTCGGGGCAGGGTTTTTTAAATGCCTATGACTATTTAGGCCGGTGGCTGGAAGCCGTACCGGACGATATCACCAATCACATTGAGACCACCTTTCCCGGAACCCCAGGTGGGGGAGGCTCCGACTATGCCTCCTTCGTGGCCGTGGGCGCGCCTGCGTTCTCGCTGAGTTCGTTGAATTGGAGCTATGGAACGTACACCTGGCATACTAACCTGGACACTTACGATAAAATCGTGTTTGATGACGTGCGCAACAATGCCATCCTTACTGCTGTGCTGGCCTACATGGCCAGCGAGGACCCGCAAAAGACCTCAAGGGAAAAGGCAGTGTTGCCCATCAATAAACGCACTGGCGAGCAGATGGTATGGCCTTCGCCCCGTTCCCCCAATCGCAACGGAGGGCAAAACTAG
- a CDS encoding YwbE family protein, whose product MKDGRKKVNVEVGSEVEVVKKEDQATGNLTLGVVKKILTKASTHPHGIKVLLESGEVGRVKDVLD is encoded by the coding sequence ATGAAAGATGGCCGCAAAAAAGTGAACGTGGAAGTGGGGAGTGAAGTGGAAGTGGTAAAAAAGGAAGACCAGGCCACCGGCAACCTGACACTGGGCGTGGTCAAGAAAATCCTTACCAAAGCATCCACCCATCCGCATGGCATTAAGGTACTGCTGGAGTCGGGCGAGGTAGGCAGGGTGAAGGATGTGCTGGATTGA
- a CDS encoding DUF3078 domain-containing protein, producing MKIYFALALVIAMAPSQAQVVKVDSSTHWKKGLNFGANLNQASFSSNWKAGGVNSIGLNTLFNYKANYKAGRDSWDNEIDLLFGFVNNQGQGYRKTSDRIYLDTKYGRDLGHHWGLFSSLTFSTQFAKGYNYKDDNTKDLISDIFAPAFFTSAWGLEFHPEDYFKLRIAPFAPRLTIVKDPSRFVASVGPSPYGVEPPEDVRWEWLAFQMQAEFNKDIAENLNLKWRYVVFANYETLEGKKIDHRLDLNLTAKVNQFINVGIGGIMLYDYDQDTRVQLSQALTIGFAYSFRNYAEKK from the coding sequence ATGAAAATATATTTTGCATTGGCCCTCGTCATCGCCATGGCCCCTTCACAGGCCCAAGTCGTAAAGGTGGACTCATCCACCCATTGGAAAAAGGGCCTCAACTTCGGGGCCAACCTTAACCAGGCTTCGTTTTCTTCCAACTGGAAGGCAGGCGGGGTAAATTCCATTGGCCTAAACACGCTGTTTAACTACAAAGCCAACTACAAGGCAGGAAGAGACTCATGGGACAACGAAATCGACCTGCTTTTTGGCTTTGTCAACAACCAGGGACAGGGGTATCGCAAAACCTCTGACCGCATCTACCTCGACACGAAGTATGGACGCGACCTGGGCCACCATTGGGGGCTGTTTTCTTCCCTTACGTTCAGCACCCAGTTTGCCAAAGGGTACAATTACAAAGACGACAACACAAAAGACCTGATCTCCGATATTTTTGCACCGGCATTTTTCACATCGGCATGGGGGCTGGAGTTCCATCCTGAAGATTATTTCAAATTGCGCATTGCCCCATTCGCACCACGGCTCACCATAGTAAAGGACCCCTCCCGGTTTGTGGCTTCGGTAGGGCCTTCGCCCTATGGAGTGGAGCCCCCTGAGGATGTTCGTTGGGAGTGGCTGGCCTTTCAAATGCAGGCGGAGTTCAACAAGGACATTGCGGAAAACCTTAATTTGAAATGGAGGTACGTGGTATTTGCCAACTATGAAACCCTGGAAGGAAAAAAGATTGACCACCGACTCGACCTCAACCTTACGGCAAAAGTAAACCAGTTCATCAACGTGGGCATTGGGGGGATTATGCTCTACGACTACGACCAGGATACACGTGTGCAACTTAGCCAGGCGCTCACCATTGGCTTTGCTTACTCGTTCCGCAATTATGCAGAAAAAAAGTGA
- the mscL gene encoding large-conductance mechanosensitive channel protein MscL has translation MLKEFKEFAMRGNVIDLAVGVIIGTAFGAIVKSLVGDLIMPLIGIVTGGIDFTGLAYSIGDASLSYGNFVQAVFIFILTAFALFLLIKGINSFKKKEEAPKAPAAPPADIQLLTEIRDLLKKQG, from the coding sequence ATGCTGAAAGAATTCAAGGAATTTGCCATGCGGGGAAATGTGATTGACCTCGCGGTCGGGGTCATCATAGGTACTGCTTTTGGCGCCATCGTCAAGTCACTTGTAGGGGACCTCATCATGCCGTTAATCGGTATCGTCACCGGGGGCATTGATTTTACAGGCCTCGCCTATTCGATTGGGGACGCGTCCCTATCATACGGCAATTTTGTGCAGGCCGTTTTTATTTTCATCCTTACCGCCTTTGCTTTGTTCCTTCTGATCAAAGGCATAAACTCCTTTAAGAAAAAAGAGGAAGCACCCAAAGCCCCGGCCGCCCCTCCTGCCGATATTCAACTGCTGACCGAAATCAGGGATTTGTTAAAAAAGCAAGGCTGA
- a CDS encoding CBS domain-containing protein, giving the protein MNFKPHFKTKAELSADQPKYEPVSNYMVSVGDLVTFSPGQTIQEVIDIIVDKKISGAPVLDEAGKLIGMLSEKDCLKIITDQDNEQPVDARKVSDYMTADVKTVPPDSDVVSAANQFLHMPMRRMPVVDNGVLLGQISRRDILRAARNFKPTTW; this is encoded by the coding sequence ATGAATTTCAAGCCCCATTTCAAGACCAAGGCAGAATTGAGTGCCGACCAGCCCAAGTATGAGCCGGTGAGTAATTACATGGTTAGCGTTGGCGACCTGGTGACTTTTTCCCCAGGCCAGACCATCCAGGAGGTAATAGACATCATTGTGGACAAAAAAATTTCTGGGGCGCCCGTGCTTGACGAGGCCGGCAAACTCATTGGGATGCTGTCGGAAAAGGATTGCCTTAAAATCATAACTGACCAGGACAATGAGCAGCCCGTTGACGCCAGGAAAGTTTCAGACTACATGACGGCAGATGTCAAAACCGTGCCCCCCGACAGTGACGTGGTGTCGGCCGCCAATCAATTTTTGCATATGCCCATGCGAAGGATGCCCGTGGTGGACAATGGCGTATTGCTGGGCCAGATCAGCAGGCGGGACATCCTTAGGGCCGCCAGGAATTTTAAGCCCACCACCTGGTAA